ACTCGCTCATCTATGCTACGAGCGGGGCCCCCGAGAGCAGCAGCACACTCTCGGCCATTGGGGAGTTCAACACGCCTATCGTGTCGGCCCTCGATGTAGGCGAAGGAGAACCCGCCGCGATTGTGAGTGCAGCTTCGCGGAGCATCAGCAGCCAGCCGAGCAGCACGACTCTCGCAAGTCTCAATCCACTGCTGACAATCGAAGTGGGCTACAGTGCCTCGCTCGAACCATCGGCCGCGCCACTGCGGGGCTCGATCCTCGAAGATTTGCTCGACAATGACGACGATAGTGCAAGCGGCTCATCGGCCGGTTCACTGCCGGGTGCTTCGGTCGAAGAATCGTCGAAGTTGATCGACGAGGCATTCTACGAAAGTGAAAAGGACGAGCTCGATTGGTCGCTCGACCTGTGGGAGGAAGAACTCGCTAGTGACGATGATTACGAGGCGGCTCTCGCCATCGTGTTGCTCGAACTAGCTCAAGAACTCGCGGCGATCTAAGTCGCTCCGCACGGTTAGTCGCCCCTAAAAAATACGAAAGCGGCCGCTGGCAAGTTATTGATTTGCCAGCGGCCGCTTTTTGTTTCAGCCGATTTTTATAAGCGGTGCCTTTGGGCAACTCGCATTAGAAATCGTAGGTCACTCCGAGATTCAAACCTTGCAGCCAGAAGGCCGAGGTTTCGAATTCGAATTCAGGACGAGTGTCGTTGGCAGTGTCGAGGAACGGATCAATTTGATCGTCGGCTCGCACAACGCTCGAGAAGAACATGAAGTTGTAGGCGATCGACAGTTGCGTGTTCTTGCAGATGTTATAGCCCAGCGACAGGTTGACTTCAGGAACGGCACAGAAGTCGGTTTGCGAGTACGATCCGCTGTTGCTCCCTTGAGCAAACAGGCCGGTATCGGTTCGCTGCTGATTGCCAGCGACATCGGTGAAGACCGACGATCCATTGATGCCAACGATTTGGTGCATGCTTCCGAGGGCGACTTTGCCCGAGATTCCGAGGGTCCAGCATCCCGAAGTGCATTCCCATGCGGCACCGAGCACACCACCATGGAACTGGTTGCGAGCGGTGAAGCGGTCGGAGACCAGGGTGCTGCTGCCGACCGCGTTGACATCGGCGATATCGGCGTTCACCACGAGGGCATCGATCTGCAGTTCGTCGTTCAGTCGAGCGAATTGATAGCCGGCAATCAGATCGAGTCGGCTGCAGCTCGAACGACTCCAGAGGAACTTGCCGTAGAGATCGGCGCCAAACACTTCGCTGCTGGTTTTGATATCGATGTTGCCGGTCCGTAGTCCGGGGTAAGCGACGAGCAAGGTGTCGTTGGTGGCGAGGTCGACGTTGAAGAACGGAATGGCGAGGACTGGTTGGCGGCTGGAGTCGATGTCGTAGCTACCGCTATCGCGACCGAGCATCCAAAAGCGTCCACCGATGCCAACCGATTGGCAATCGTCGAGCCATGTTCCGAGTTCGAACATCGCCCCGGCCTGCATCTGCGTGGTCTCGGAGTTGGGCCCGTACAGAACTTCGGCGTTGGGAAGCACACCGGCGGTTCCCGACGCTTCGTTCGAAGGATCGCTGGTGACGAGAGGAATGACGTCGCGACCTTTACGCCACCACAGCAGCGCGTCGATCTTGGCCCACCAGAGTGGTGCACAGTAGCTGTGACAGCGCTCGTAGGGGCGTTGTCCACAACCGCCGCAGCTGTTGCAGCCCATGCCACACGAGTCGCCACAGCAACCGTCGCTGCAGCCCATTGCGTTGCCATCCCATGATCCATTGCCGCTGACCCAGGTTTCCATGGGGGCGGAGTCTTGATAGTGCAGCTGGCGCTGGGGTGCTGCGGGCGTTTTGGTTGATCGTGGAGCAGGAGCCGCGCTCGGGGCGGACTCTGTTTCCATCGGCATCGAACCTTCAGGTTGCCGGAGGACCGAAGTGTCGTACGAAGCTTGTCGCACGCCACCTTGCCAGGCTTGAAAACGTGAAGCGAAATCGGGGTTCTGGCCCGAGACGGAGCTCGCCAGTGTGCTCAGCAGCAGCGCGGCGCAGATCGCCAGCGAGCCATTGTGCGAAGAGAAAAAACGAGACGTTTGCGTCATGTCGCGGCAAAGCTCCATCCTTGGAGTTTGCAGCCTACCGAGGGGGATCGGGGGCTGCGCAAAGCTATTCCAACCGTAACGATATTTTCGGTGATACCGATTGTTCCGGTTGAGAAAACTCGGCAGTCTGGACTGACTTTTCGGCCAATATTGCCGATTTTTGAGGGCCGACTGCCAGCTACGACACGACAGCGGCGGCGTTGCTAGCGGTGAGCTGTGTCCCCGTTTTGGCTCCTGAGCGGCGCAGAACTGCTAGTGCTGTCAGCTGCTTGGTAGCAGGGGAATAGGCGATCGAAGCGATCGAGCCGACTTGCTTTTCGGTGCCAGTTTCGTCGCGCATCACGAGAGGTGTTCCGGTGGGGGGCGCGATCTCTCCGGGAAGGCTCAATTTCGTCAGGACGCGGTTCACATGCCCCAAGGCATCGATTCGAGCCACGGTCTCTTGCCCGAGGTAGCAACCCTTTTTGAAGCTGATCGCCAGCGTGTCGCGATTCATTTCCTGTGGGAGCGTGCTCTCGTCGATCTCGAGTCCGTAGGCCGGTGTCTTTCCTTCGATACGGAGCGCCTCGATCAGTTCCCCGCTCGCCAAGGTTACTCCTGCCGTTGTCAACAAATCGAGGAGTATTTGCTTGCTGGCAGTGGGGGCGAGCAGCAGGTAGGCGGTTTCGGGAATCAGGTCGGTCTTCACAATCTCGAGGCTCATCTCGCTGCTGCTGGCACGCACCGATTCCAAGCGTTCCGTCGGCGCAACGACTTTGAACAGCTGCTCGATCGTTGCGGGAGCAGTGGGGCCCGCTAGCAGCAGCTCGCACGTGCTCTGCGTTTCGTCGGCGAACTCCACATCTTCGGTAATGGCAAAGCGGCGGAGGTGCTCGCTCAGCTTCTCGAACTGGCCGGCCGTGGTGTCGATGATCAGGGACTGCTCGCGCGAGTAGAGATAGCCGTGACCGACCGCTTTCCCTTGGTGGTTGGTGAAGAAGGCCTCGCAGCCAGCTAGCGGCGATAGCTTTTTGATATCGGCGGTGCAAAAGCCGTGCAGAAAGCCGACTCGATCACTTCCGGTCACACGAATTCGTGTGCGCGACGAAAGATCGGCGACTACTCCGTGTTGCAGCAGGGCGGTGTACTGTTTGTCGATATCGGCGCGGTTGATTGGGCTCATGCTGGCATCTTAAGCCGCTCGTGGGCGAGGTCTAGAGGGCGGTGACGAGTGAACTTGGTGGCACTTCTCCCTTTCCCTATTTTTCCGCACTTGGCACAATACTCGCGCCGCTGTCACTTTTTCCGCTACCACCGCGCGGGCTGTCGGCCCAGCGCAGCAGATGGCTGCTTAGTTCGATCAGGGATGTTGTACGAATGAATCGCTTTTTGTACTGGCCATGCGCACTTGCGCTACTGTTGCTGACGATCACGCTCTTCTCGTGCGCGCCGAATGTCGACGAGCCAGCGCAGCCTGCGACAACGGGCGAGTCTGAAACCTCTGCCGGGGAAACGACAAACGGAAGCCCCGCCGAATCCCCCACCTCGGCTGCAGGAATCCTGAAGCAAATGATGGCGGTCTATCGCGCTGCCCAGGGCTATAGCGACGATGCCATCGTACGGCTGCGCTATAAACAGCAGGGGGAGGAGTATCGCGACGAGTGGAAATCGAGCGTCAAGTTCGCACGCCCCAACAAGCTGGCGATCGAAGCGTTTCAAGCCTCGATTCGGTGCGATGGTAAAGAGTGGCGGGCCATCATCACCGATGAAGCTTCGAACAACGTCGACAATCAGGTCCTCGTCCGGCCTGCACCAGCCACGCTGACATCGAAAGATCTCGCTGCCGATCCCCTCCTTTACGAAATCATCACCAGTCAGCTGCAGCGTCAGCCGATTCAGGTCGAACTGCTACTCGAATCGGCGGGACTCGCCGCTGCGCTCGATGGTGGGGTGTCGTGCCGGTTGCTCGAGAGCGACAAGATTGGTGGTCGCGATTGCCATCGCATTGAAGTGCCAACTCCTGGTGGTCCCTTTGTGTTTTGGGTCGACCAGCAAGACTATCTGCTCCGCAAGCTGGTCTATCCTGTGGAATCGCTGCTGCCGGGGCTCGTGCTCGATGGGACCGTTAGCGAAGTGGAACTCTCGGCAGAACTGATCGGCGCGAAATTCGAAAAGCCAAGCGACTCGCTCTTCACCCTGGCGATGCCAGCCGGCGCGAAGCCAATGAAGTCGTTCGTCATTCCGCCCCGGCCACTTCCCACACCGTTGTTTGGTCGTGTAGTAGAAGATTTCTACTTCACAAGCGCCGCAGAGAAGCGAATCGCGCGCGATGACCTTGCCGAAAAGATTGTTGTTCTCGGCTGGTTCCACGACAATCCTGCCTGCGAAGCGACGATGCAAGAACTCTCGCGTGCGAAAAGCAAGCTGGCCGAGAATACCAAGGTCGAGTTCTTGGCAGTGGCAACCGATCCCGCAACCACTCCGACGAGCGTCCTCTCGTCGCGCCTCGAGCAATGGCGCGTCGACCTGCCACTGGTGCGTGATACGGAAGCTTTCGGCAAAACTGTGTTTGGCATTCTGCTCCAGCCGACAATCGTGGTGCTCGACGGTAACCATCGCATTCAAATCTTTCAAACGGGTGGCAATCCGCAGCTTGCTGATCAACTCGTCGAAATCGTTGGGCGGCTCGGTGGTGGCGAAGATATTGCCGCGGGCATTGTCGAGCAGGATCGTGCCCAGCGCGAGCAGTACGAAAAGCTTGTAGCTGCTGGTGGACCGGAAGCGGGGCAGGTGATCGAACTTCCCGAGGCGGTGATTCGTCCCGCTAGTTCCCCCTCGAAAATGAAGCTCACCAAGGTTTTTGAAACCTCGGAAATCGCGCGGCCGGGCAATCTTTATGTCATCGAAGAGGAAGGTCGTCCGGCGAAGCTGCTGGCGATTGAAGGTTGGCGAACTGTGGTCGAACTCGACCTCGCTGGAAAGGTGCTCGGGCGTCACGAACTGACGATTCCAGCCGAAGCAGCAGCGACAATGCTCCGAACTTTTCGCGATTCAGCGGGCAAATGGTGGTACCTGGCAGGCTCGCCACTGGGGCCCGAATGCTATCTGTTCGACGACAACTGGCAGCTGGTGCTCACTTGGCCTTCAGCCGAACGTCCGGCGCAGCTGTGCGATTTACTACTGGCCGATCTTGATGGCAAAGAGGCCCCTGAGATCGTCGCCGCACATGTCGGTTTAGCGGGTCTCGAGGCGGTCACCTCCACCGGCGAAACCAAATGGCGCTGCAAAGAATTTCCGAACGTCCTGTCGGTTTGCATGACGCCGGAAGATGAGTTCGGGGCTCAGCGATTGCTGGTTACCGGCGAAAGTGGCAGCGTGCTGAGTGTCAACAAGTATGGCAACTTCGAACCGAGTGTGCCGGTTGGTAGCTGGACCCTCGTGCGTCTTTTGTCGGCCAAGTTTCCCGCCGCGCGGCAAGCCACCTTCTGCGGACTGGCGAGCGATCGCGAAGGAAGACCAGTCGCTGTCGGCATCAATGGCAAACTCGAAGAGCAGTGGAACTATCCGCTTCCTCCAGGTGCGCATCAGCGTCCTATCGAAGCGATCACCTCCGGCAAGCTGCTTGGTAGCAAACAAGGGGAGTGGCTCTTCGCCTCTCCTGATGGCTCGGTCCATCTAGTGAGTGAAGATGGCGAAGTCACCGACCAGTTTGCCACCGGCGGCGTCATCACCGGCATCGCTGCCACCATCGGCCCCGATCGTCTGCTGTTCATCGCTGGCGAGAAAACCCTCACCGGCTGGAAGGTGGAATGAGCAGGGGAGGGGGCTAGGAGCGTGAGGC
This window of the Pirellula staleyi DSM 6068 genome carries:
- a CDS encoding BBP7 family outer membrane beta-barrel protein codes for the protein MTQTSRFFSSHNGSLAICAALLLSTLASSVSGQNPDFASRFQAWQGGVRQASYDTSVLRQPEGSMPMETESAPSAAPAPRSTKTPAAPQRQLHYQDSAPMETWVSGNGSWDGNAMGCSDGCCGDSCGMGCNSCGGCGQRPYERCHSYCAPLWWAKIDALLWWRKGRDVIPLVTSDPSNEASGTAGVLPNAEVLYGPNSETTQMQAGAMFELGTWLDDCQSVGIGGRFWMLGRDSGSYDIDSSRQPVLAIPFFNVDLATNDTLLVAYPGLRTGNIDIKTSSEVFGADLYGKFLWSRSSCSRLDLIAGYQFARLNDELQIDALVVNADIADVNAVGSSTLVSDRFTARNQFHGGVLGAAWECTSGCWTLGISGKVALGSMHQIVGINGSSVFTDVAGNQQRTDTGLFAQGSNSGSYSQTDFCAVPEVNLSLGYNICKNTQLSIAYNFMFFSSVVRADDQIDPFLDTANDTRPEFEFETSAFWLQGLNLGVTYDF
- a CDS encoding folate-binding protein YgfZ, giving the protein MSPINRADIDKQYTALLQHGVVADLSSRTRIRVTGSDRVGFLHGFCTADIKKLSPLAGCEAFFTNHQGKAVGHGYLYSREQSLIIDTTAGQFEKLSEHLRRFAITEDVEFADETQSTCELLLAGPTAPATIEQLFKVVAPTERLESVRASSSEMSLEIVKTDLIPETAYLLLAPTASKQILLDLLTTAGVTLASGELIEALRIEGKTPAYGLEIDESTLPQEMNRDTLAISFKKGCYLGQETVARIDALGHVNRVLTKLSLPGEIAPPTGTPLVMRDETGTEKQVGSIASIAYSPATKQLTALAVLRRSGAKTGTQLTASNAAAVVS